The DNA sequence TGTCCGCATCCGCCAAATCCTGGTTCGACCCGGGCAATGCCGAGGTTCGCCAGCGTGAGCGGGACATGACGCACGCCGTGTCCGATGCGGCGCTGCGCGGGGTGGTGCCCGCCGCGGATCTCGCGATCGAGTGGCCGGCGCCCGAGAAGGTGCCACCGCTGTGGAAGACGTTCGAACACCGCCGCAACGTGCACAAGTCCTCCGTGCGGTACGGACCGCTGCCCTCCCAGTTGCTCGACGTCTGGCGGCCGAAGAAGCTGCCGACCGAACCCGCCCCGGTGCTGGTGTTCGTCCCGGGCGGTGCGTGGGTGCACGGCAGCCGGATGCTGCAGGGCTACGCGTTGCTGTCCCATCTGGCCGAGATGGGCTGGGTCTGCCTCTCGATCGACTACCGGGTGGCGCCGCACCATCCCTGGCCGGCGCATCTGCACGACGTCAAGAGCGCGATCGCCTGGGCGCGGGCGAATGTGGACAAGTTCGGCGGCGACCGCAATTTCGTTGCCATTGCAGGGACTTCGGCCGGCGGCCACCTTGCCGCGCTGGCCGGACTGACGATCAACAACCCCGAGATGCAGTGCGAACTCGAGGACGGGTCGGACACCTCGGTGGACGCCGTGGTCGGCATCTACGGGCGATACGACTGGGAGGACCGCTCCACCGCAGAACGGGTGCGATTCATCGACTTCCTCGAACGGGTCGTGGTGAAACGCAAGATGTCCCGGCATCCCGAGCTGTTCCGTAAGGCGTCGCCGATGGCGCAGGTGCACCCCGAGGCGCCACCCTTCCTGGTCATCCACGGCACCGGCGACAGCGTGATCCCGGTGTGGCAGGCCCGCAGCTTCGTCGAGAAGCTCAGGGCGACGTCGAAGTCGGTGGTCAGCTACATGGAATTGCCCGGTGCCGGACACGGTTTCGACATGATCGACGGCGCCCGCACCGGTTCCATGGCCACGGCCATCGGACTGTTTCTGAACCAGATCCACCGAAACCGAACCCTGGTCGGTGCTCGAGAGGTTATATAGACGCCTCCGGGCAAGGGGAGGCGATAGGTGAAACGGCTCAGCGGGTGGGACGCGTTTCTGCTGTACAGCGAAACACCCACGGTGCACATGCACACCCTCAAGCTGGCGGTGATCCAGCTCGACGATCTGGGGGGCCGCACGTTCG is a window from the Mycolicibacterium litorale genome containing:
- a CDS encoding alpha/beta hydrolase; translated protein: MTVRPETRYPGPTLWSRARWLLNAKPADHMLAMSVASASLPVIGKHLEPLGALAAMGVWGYRQVPELLSASAKSWFDPGNAEVRQRERDMTHAVSDAALRGVVPAADLAIEWPAPEKVPPLWKTFEHRRNVHKSSVRYGPLPSQLLDVWRPKKLPTEPAPVLVFVPGGAWVHGSRMLQGYALLSHLAEMGWVCLSIDYRVAPHHPWPAHLHDVKSAIAWARANVDKFGGDRNFVAIAGTSAGGHLAALAGLTINNPEMQCELEDGSDTSVDAVVGIYGRYDWEDRSTAERVRFIDFLERVVVKRKMSRHPELFRKASPMAQVHPEAPPFLVIHGTGDSVIPVWQARSFVEKLRATSKSVVSYMELPGAGHGFDMIDGARTGSMATAIGLFLNQIHRNRTLVGAREVI